ATCCTGCCCTCGCCAGCGGTAGCGGGACGCTACCGCTACTGCCGCCGGGACGGCGGCGCTACTGCTTTGCTGCCGCCGAGTCGGCTAGCGATGCCGCCACCGCGCGGTCGCGCGCCCACGCACGCAAGCGCGCAATATCCTCCGCGCGCGTGACCGAGAGCGGCACGCTGTCGCGGATAGCTTCCGCCACCGTCTCGGTCGTCAGCGGCTTCTTGTCGGTGAAGGAGGCATAGAGCGAAGCCTGCACCGCCGCCTCGATCTCGGCGCCGGAGTAGCCTTCGGCTGCGGCGACGAGCGCGTCGAGGTCGAACTGCCTGGGATCGCGCTTCCGCTTGGCCAGATGCAGCGTCAAGATGGCGCGCCGCTCGGCGGCGTTAGGCAAGTCGACAAAGAAGATCTCGTCGAAGCGCCCTTTGCGGATCAGCTCCGGCGGCAGCACCAGCACGTTGTTCGAAGTGGCCGCCACGAACACCGGGGCCTTGCGGTCCTGCATCCAGGAGAGGAACTCGCCCAAGAGGCGCGCGGAGACGCCGGCGTCGGCGGAGGCGGAGTCCGGTCCCGAGCCGGCAAAGACTTTTTCCAGCTCGTCGATCCACAGCACCACCGGCGCAAGCTGCTCGGCGACGGCGAAGAGTTTGCGCACGCGCTTCTCCGTCTCGCCGATGTACTTATCGAAGATGGCTGAAGTATCGAGCTTCACCAGCGGCAGCCGCCACGCACGCCGCGCGGTGGCTCGAGCCCGAATTCTTTCGCGCCCGGTTCGAAAGCGGCTCGCCGCTTGGCGATCCACTTCTTCAGGTTCTCGAGACCGCCGACCTGCGACATGTCGGCGACGGCGTCCACGAACTCGAGCATGCCGCTGCGCCGCAGCATGTCTTTCTTCGACTCGAGAACATCGGTCACCACCTCGGGACAAAATGCGTTGCGCCCGACAACGGCTTGCGTGACCGCGCGCTCGGC
This Acidobacteriota bacterium DNA region includes the following protein-coding sequences:
- a CDS encoding AAA family ATPase encodes the protein MKLDTSAIFDKYIGETEKRVRKLFAVAEQLAPVVLWIDELEKVFAGSGPDSASADAGVSARLLGEFLSWMQDRKAPVFVAATSNNVLVLPPELIRKGRFDEIFFVDLPNAAERRAILTLHLAKRKRDPRQFDLDALVAAAEGYSGAEIEAAVQASLYASFTDKKPLTTETVAEAIRDSVPLSVTRAEDIARLRAWARDRAVAASLADSAAAKQ